One Sphingomonas sp. FARSPH DNA segment encodes these proteins:
- a CDS encoding NAD(P)/FAD-dependent oxidoreductase, which produces MPTDRYDAIVLGAGAAGLMCAAVAGQRGRRILLVDHAESAGKKIVISGGGRCNFTNIGTTPDRYISANPHFAKSALGRYTPSDFIALVERHGIAWHEKTLGQLFCDGSARQIVAMLVGECEIGGVEIALSSPIASVAHDGDGFRVALPRRTVTAPRLVIATGGPSIPKMGATGFAYDLARQFGLKVVEPRPALVPLTLGEDEALFHSLSGVATEVVASAGKAAFREAALFTHRGLSGPAILQASSYWRPRTPIAIDFAPDAPAGWLIEAKRAQPRSTLRRQLGQHVPDRLAEVLAERIALASELANTPDRKLDEAERRLAAWPFHPNGTEGFAKAEVTVGGISTADLSSQTMEARRVPGLHAIGEAVDVTGWLGGYNFQWAWASGWAAAQAL; this is translated from the coding sequence ATGCCAACAGACCGTTATGATGCGATCGTCCTCGGGGCCGGGGCCGCGGGCCTGATGTGCGCCGCGGTCGCAGGCCAGCGCGGGCGGCGCATCCTGTTGGTCGATCATGCCGAATCGGCGGGCAAGAAAATCGTTATCTCCGGCGGCGGGCGGTGCAATTTCACCAATATCGGCACCACGCCCGACCGCTATATCTCCGCCAATCCGCATTTCGCCAAGTCGGCGCTGGGCCGCTACACACCGTCGGACTTCATCGCGCTGGTGGAGCGGCACGGCATCGCGTGGCATGAAAAGACGCTGGGGCAGCTATTCTGCGATGGATCGGCACGGCAGATCGTTGCGATGTTGGTGGGGGAATGCGAAATCGGCGGGGTCGAGATCGCGCTATCGAGCCCGATCGCGTCGGTCGCGCACGATGGCGACGGGTTTCGCGTCGCCCTGCCCCGCCGCACGGTCACCGCGCCACGACTGGTGATCGCAACGGGCGGCCCGTCGATCCCGAAGATGGGCGCGACCGGTTTCGCCTACGACCTGGCGCGGCAGTTTGGCCTGAAGGTCGTCGAGCCGCGTCCCGCGCTCGTCCCGCTGACGTTGGGCGAGGACGAGGCGCTGTTCCATTCGCTGTCGGGCGTCGCCACCGAGGTCGTCGCATCTGCGGGCAAGGCGGCGTTCCGCGAGGCGGCGCTGTTCACCCACCGCGGCCTGTCCGGCCCCGCGATCCTGCAGGCGTCGAGTTACTGGCGCCCGCGCACCCCGATCGCGATCGATTTCGCGCCCGACGCGCCGGCCGGCTGGCTGATCGAAGCGAAGCGCGCGCAGCCGCGCAGCACGCTGCGCCGCCAGCTCGGCCAGCACGTGCCCGATCGCCTCGCCGAGGTGCTGGCCGAACGGATCGCGCTGGCGAGCGAGCTCGCCAATACGCCCGACCGCAAGCTGGACGAGGCGGAGCGGCGCCTCGCCGCCTGGCCGTTCCATCCCAACGGCACCGAAGGCTTCGCCAAGGCAGAAGTGACGGTGGGCGGCATCAGCACCGCCGACCTCTCGTCGCAGACGATGGAGGCGCGCCGCGTCCCCGGCCTGCATGCGATCGGCGAGGCGGTGGACGTGACCGGATGGCTGGGCGGTTACAATTTCCAATGGGCCTGGGCGAGCGGCTGGGCCGCCGCGCAGGCACTCTGA
- a CDS encoding DEAD/DEAH box helicase, whose translation MPFSSLPPVLAEALVARGYEAPTAVQAAVIEPEAVGRDLIVSAQTGSGKTVAFGLAMAGELIVDDALAPPAAPLALVIAPTRELALQVSRELQWLYAGAHARIATCVGGMDPSKERRNLNHGAHIVVGTPGRLRDHLERGALDLSALRVAVLDEADEMLDMGFREDLEQILDGTPEGRRTLLFSATMPKPIVALARRYQQNALRIETMSEERGHGDIAYQAITVAPADIEHAVINLLRFHEAETAILFCATRDNVRHLHASLVERGFAAVALSGEHSQSERNHALQALRDRRARVCVATDVAARGIDLPSLTLVVHVELPRDAETLQHRSGRTGRAGKKGTAVLIVPYPRRRRVDMMLRQARIPVEWIAAPSAEDIRAADRERLLATLFAPVEVDDEDRALAERLMAEKSAEDIAAALVHMHRAALPQAEELLDAGAAPQTPRERGPRPGFEDTVWFRMDIGRRQNADPRWILPLICRRGHVTKSEIGAIRINPNDTMFELPRGVADRFLSSVRRTANPDNDEGSLTIEPFNGTPREATQRSGGGQRGGDNAARAPRAGNMGGAPRHQAKPFRPKRKG comes from the coding sequence ATGCCCTTTTCCTCCCTTCCCCCGGTGCTCGCCGAGGCGCTCGTCGCGCGCGGCTATGAAGCCCCCACTGCCGTCCAGGCCGCCGTCATCGAACCCGAAGCGGTCGGCCGCGACCTGATCGTGTCCGCCCAGACCGGGTCGGGCAAGACCGTCGCCTTTGGCCTTGCCATGGCGGGCGAGCTCATCGTCGATGACGCGCTCGCGCCCCCCGCCGCGCCGCTCGCGCTGGTCATCGCGCCGACGCGCGAGCTGGCGCTGCAGGTCAGCCGCGAGTTGCAATGGCTGTACGCCGGCGCGCATGCGCGCATCGCGACCTGCGTCGGCGGGATGGATCCGTCGAAGGAACGCCGCAACCTGAACCATGGCGCGCATATCGTCGTCGGCACGCCCGGCCGCCTGCGCGATCACCTCGAGCGGGGCGCGCTCGACCTGTCGGCGCTGCGCGTCGCCGTGCTCGACGAGGCGGACGAGATGCTCGACATGGGGTTTCGCGAGGACCTGGAGCAGATTCTCGACGGCACGCCCGAAGGGCGCCGCACCCTGTTGTTCTCCGCGACGATGCCCAAGCCGATCGTCGCGCTGGCGCGTCGGTATCAGCAGAACGCGCTGCGAATCGAGACGATGTCCGAAGAGCGCGGCCACGGCGACATCGCCTATCAGGCGATCACCGTCGCGCCCGCGGACATCGAGCATGCGGTCATCAACCTGCTCCGCTTCCACGAGGCGGAAACCGCGATCCTGTTCTGCGCGACGCGCGATAACGTCCGTCACCTGCACGCCAGCCTGGTCGAGCGCGGTTTCGCCGCCGTCGCGCTATCTGGCGAGCATTCGCAATCGGAGCGCAATCACGCGCTCCAGGCGCTGCGGGACCGGCGTGCGCGCGTCTGCGTCGCGACCGACGTCGCCGCGCGCGGCATCGATCTGCCCAGCCTGACCTTGGTCGTCCACGTCGAGCTGCCGCGCGACGCCGAGACGCTGCAGCACCGCTCTGGCCGTACCGGCCGCGCCGGCAAGAAGGGCACGGCGGTCCTTATCGTCCCCTACCCGCGCCGTCGACGTGTCGACATGATGCTGCGCCAGGCGCGCATCCCGGTGGAATGGATCGCGGCGCCGAGTGCGGAGGATATCCGCGCAGCCGACCGAGAGCGCTTGCTCGCCACGCTGTTCGCGCCGGTGGAGGTGGATGACGAGGATCGTGCACTCGCCGAGCGATTGATGGCGGAAAAGTCGGCGGAGGATATCGCGGCGGCACTGGTTCACATGCACCGTGCCGCGCTGCCGCAGGCGGAGGAGCTGCTCGACGCGGGCGCCGCGCCGCAGACCCCGCGCGAGCGGGGGCCGCGCCCCGGGTTCGAGGATACCGTCTGGTTCCGCATGGACATCGGCCGCCGCCAGAACGCCGATCCGCGCTGGATCCTGCCGCTGATCTGCCGCCGCGGGCACGTGACCAAGTCGGAAATCGGCGCGATCCGCATCAATCCGAACGACACGATGTTCGAATTGCCGCGCGGGGTCGCCGATCGCTTCCTGTCCAGCGTCCGCCGCACCGCCAACCCGGACAATGACGAGGGCAGCCTGACGATCGAGCCTTTCAACGGCACCCCGCGCGAGGCGACACAGCGCAGCGGCGGTGGCCAGCGCGGCGGCGACAATGCCGCGCGCGCGCCGCGCGCCGGCAACATGGGCGGCGCCCCGCGCCATCAGGCGAAGCCGTTCCGCCCGAAGCGCAAGGGCTGA
- a CDS encoding glycine zipper 2TM domain-containing protein: protein MKTGFLAALAVVTLAAPVTTGAAQAQDYNRDYQWHGDRQDWDASRDYRPGRYRERALTRDDRIYRGRDGRAYCRRNDGTTGLVVGAVGGGVLGNVLGGGTLGTLLGAGGGALLGRNIDRGKVRCR from the coding sequence ATGAAGACTGGCTTTCTTGCCGCGCTGGCGGTGGTGACTCTGGCCGCACCCGTGACGACCGGCGCCGCGCAGGCGCAGGATTACAACCGCGATTATCAATGGCACGGCGATCGCCAGGATTGGGACGCCTCGCGCGATTATCGTCCGGGTCGCTATCGCGAGCGCGCGCTGACCCGCGACGACCGTATCTATCGCGGCCGTGACGGGCGCGCTTACTGCCGCCGCAACGACGGTACGACCGGACTGGTGGTCGGTGCGGTCGGCGGAGGCGTGCTCGGCAACGTGCTCGGCGGCGGCACGCTCGGCACGCTGCTCGGTGCCGGGGGCGGCGCCTTGCTCGGCCGCAACATCGATCGCGGCAAGGTTCGCTGCCGCTAA
- a CDS encoding GGDEF domain-containing protein has product MPRLLRAIGSAVGMPQDDAALRRDLLDTMMLRPVGILTASLCVMLMSGAAAWTTRAGWACAWFCADALILSIRMVPAIRASRSGARVPEATAYVIIVSACVMFTIFGIGCAASFMTGIEELRIAATLAILGLVGGLGPRWAAFPRLGIGLVVVASVPMMVAIGTLSLTVAGLFVVLVVHAASLTMQNNRALRATLAAERAARRLAETDALTGLLNRTGLDAALACMPQTAAALLFLDLDGFKAINDRYGHAAGDRVLAEVGARLCAVAPGHAVARLGGDEFVIVLSGEGAAATAAVRAAARDRVTRPIALPEGDVRVGVSIGAAAGLLADGAQPLLADADAALYAAKRRTKRRAAVRPRAAAA; this is encoded by the coding sequence ATGCCGCGTCTGCTGCGTGCGATCGGCAGCGCAGTGGGCATGCCGCAGGATGATGCGGCGCTGCGCCGCGATCTGCTCGATACGATGATGTTGCGTCCCGTCGGCATCCTTACCGCCAGCCTGTGCGTCATGCTGATGAGCGGCGCGGCGGCGTGGACGACGCGGGCGGGCTGGGCCTGCGCATGGTTCTGCGCCGATGCGCTGATCCTGTCGATCCGCATGGTGCCCGCGATCCGTGCGTCGCGATCGGGCGCCCGCGTGCCGGAGGCGACCGCCTACGTCATCATCGTATCCGCCTGCGTCATGTTCACCATCTTCGGCATCGGCTGCGCGGCCAGTTTCATGACCGGGATCGAGGAATTGCGCATCGCCGCGACACTGGCGATCCTGGGGCTGGTCGGCGGGCTGGGGCCGCGCTGGGCGGCGTTTCCGCGGTTGGGCATCGGTCTGGTCGTCGTCGCGTCGGTGCCGATGATGGTGGCGATCGGCACGCTCAGCCTGACCGTCGCCGGCCTGTTCGTCGTTCTCGTCGTCCACGCCGCCTCGCTGACGATGCAGAACAATCGCGCGTTGCGCGCGACCCTGGCGGCGGAGCGCGCGGCGCGGCGCTTGGCGGAAACCGATGCGTTGACCGGCCTGCTCAATCGCACCGGCCTCGACGCCGCGCTCGCCTGCATGCCGCAGACGGCGGCGGCGCTGCTCTTCCTCGACCTCGACGGGTTCAAGGCGATCAACGACCGGTACGGCCATGCCGCGGGCGATCGCGTGCTGGCGGAGGTCGGCGCCCGCCTGTGCGCCGTCGCCCCCGGCCATGCCGTCGCGCGGCTCGGCGGCGACGAGTTCGTGATCGTGCTGTCGGGCGAAGGCGCCGCCGCGACCGCGGCGGTCCGCGCCGCCGCGCGCGACCGCGTGACGCGGCCGATCGCGCTGCCCGAGGGCGACGTGCGCGTCGGTGTCAGCATCGGCGCGGCCGCCGGCTTGCTGGCCGATGGCGCCCAGCCGCTTTTGGCGGACGCCGATGCGGCGCTCTATGCCGCCAAGCGCCGGACGAAAAGGCGGGCGGCGGTGCGCCCCCGCGCTGCGGCGGCATGA
- a CDS encoding peptidylprolyl isomerase, whose translation MITSFCCRLALASLPLLAASTSAPAKTTVHRELAVVRVRLTTSYGPIVVALEARRAPATVANFLAYVDDGRFDGASFYRSARSRLAPKFGFVQGGIRTDARRILPPFPLETTRQTGLRHVDGTISMARRGDPSSAGGNFFITVGAMPSMDASATSPGYAAFGHVVSGMPVVRRILALPTGGGMGGQLLLKPVALLRAERLDGARQPTGRVKPWLVKTK comes from the coding sequence ATGATAACCTCGTTCTGCTGCCGTCTGGCCCTTGCATCGCTGCCGCTGCTGGCCGCATCCACGTCTGCGCCGGCAAAGACAACGGTGCATCGCGAGCTAGCGGTGGTGCGCGTACGCCTGACGACCAGCTACGGTCCGATCGTCGTTGCGCTGGAGGCGCGCCGCGCGCCCGCGACCGTCGCCAATTTCCTGGCCTATGTCGACGACGGCCGGTTCGACGGCGCAAGCTTCTACCGCAGCGCGCGCAGCCGGCTGGCGCCAAAGTTCGGTTTCGTGCAGGGCGGCATCCGTACCGATGCCCGGCGCATCCTCCCTCCCTTTCCGCTCGAGACGACGCGGCAGACCGGGCTGCGTCATGTCGACGGGACGATTTCGATGGCGCGGCGCGGCGACCCGAGTTCGGCGGGCGGCAACTTCTTCATAACCGTTGGCGCGATGCCCAGCATGGACGCGAGCGCGACGTCGCCGGGCTATGCGGCATTCGGCCATGTCGTATCGGGCATGCCGGTGGTCCGGCGCATCCTGGCGCTGCCGACGGGCGGCGGCATGGGTGGCCAGTTGCTGCTGAAACCGGTGGCCCTGCTGCGCGCCGAACGGCTCGATGGCGCACGGCAACCGACCGGGCGCGTCAAACCCTGGCTGGTCAAAACCAAATAG
- a CDS encoding HpcH/HpaI aldolase/citrate lyase family protein: protein MRLRSLLFVPGDRPERFDKAAESGADAIILDLEDSVAPAAKRAAREAVSRYLAAPARVHRFVRINPPADGTLDMDLAAMHGADGVMLPKAQGGDDVAALAAAMGEHRLPILPVATETPAAIFRLGSYARVADRLAGLTWGAEDLPAAIGARSAREADGRYTPPYEVVRTLALMGAHAAGTLAIETVYPAFRDLEGLAAYAARGARDGFTGMMAIHPSQVPTINAAFTPDAEAVAAARAVVAAFAANPGAGALQLDGRMIDAPHLKQARALLARAGEGA from the coding sequence ATGCGGCTGAGATCGCTGTTGTTCGTGCCGGGTGACCGGCCGGAGCGGTTCGACAAGGCGGCGGAAAGCGGCGCGGATGCGATCATCCTCGACCTCGAGGATTCGGTCGCGCCGGCCGCGAAACGTGCGGCGCGCGAGGCGGTGTCGCGCTATCTCGCCGCGCCCGCGCGCGTGCACCGCTTCGTGCGGATCAATCCGCCCGCCGATGGGACGCTCGACATGGATCTCGCCGCGATGCATGGCGCCGACGGCGTGATGCTGCCCAAGGCGCAGGGTGGGGATGACGTGGCGGCGCTGGCCGCGGCGATGGGCGAACACCGGTTGCCGATCCTGCCGGTCGCGACGGAAACGCCCGCGGCGATATTCCGCCTCGGCAGCTATGCCCGCGTCGCCGACCGGCTCGCCGGTTTGACCTGGGGTGCCGAGGATCTTCCCGCCGCGATCGGTGCGCGCAGCGCCCGCGAGGCGGACGGACGCTATACGCCGCCTTACGAGGTCGTGCGGACGTTGGCGCTGATGGGCGCGCATGCCGCGGGCACGCTCGCCATCGAGACGGTCTATCCGGCGTTTCGCGATCTGGAGGGGCTGGCGGCGTATGCGGCGCGCGGCGCGCGCGACGGGTTTACGGGGATGATGGCAATCCATCCATCGCAGGTGCCGACGATCAACGCTGCCTTTACGCCCGATGCCGAAGCGGTCGCGGCGGCGCGTGCGGTGGTCGCTGCCTTCGCCGCCAATCCCGGTGCGGGAGCGCTACAGCTCGACGGGCGGATGATCGATGCGCCGCATCTGAAGCAGGCGCGGGCATTGCTGGCGCGCGCAGGCGAGGGGGCCTGA